One genomic window of Paenibacillus xylanilyticus includes the following:
- a CDS encoding glycoside hydrolase family 25 protein codes for MQTRSSGNTQGIDVSRYQGNIDWAKVKASGMTFVFIKATEGQTYTDPNFQKNVSGALTAGMLVGTYHFFRATSTDGAKAEAAHYASTLNKVGGAKALQLPPVMDYENNPGNLSKAQINTVAKAFLTELQRLTGVKPIIYTGNSFAGNFEPSLGTYDLWVARYSSTRVPDDQPAWKRWTFWQYTDSGKVNGISGNVDMNEFEGSAAELRTRYAAATPKPPEPSEPVKPTEPPKGGEPMTAEEKAAFDALKAQVDKLQARQQMEVPVWAKAAVDAALAYDTKNPLFSIDNGASYDFYRFITVMYRRGLFKK; via the coding sequence ATGCAAACCAGAAGCTCAGGCAACACGCAGGGCATTGACGTCTCTCGCTACCAGGGCAATATCGACTGGGCCAAAGTGAAGGCAAGCGGCATGACGTTTGTGTTCATCAAGGCAACCGAGGGGCAGACGTATACCGATCCGAACTTTCAGAAAAATGTAAGCGGCGCACTGACGGCAGGCATGCTGGTCGGAACGTACCACTTCTTCCGGGCAACGTCCACGGATGGGGCCAAGGCCGAAGCGGCGCATTATGCGAGTACGCTAAATAAAGTCGGAGGCGCGAAGGCACTGCAGTTGCCGCCGGTCATGGACTACGAGAACAACCCGGGCAATCTGAGCAAAGCACAGATCAACACGGTAGCCAAAGCCTTTTTAACTGAACTGCAGCGTCTAACGGGTGTAAAACCAATCATATATACGGGCAATTCATTTGCGGGCAATTTTGAACCTTCACTTGGCACGTATGATCTGTGGGTTGCGAGGTACAGCAGCACACGTGTACCGGATGATCAGCCAGCCTGGAAACGTTGGACGTTCTGGCAGTATACAGATTCGGGCAAAGTGAATGGAATTAGCGGCAACGTGGACATGAATGAGTTCGAAGGATCGGCAGCGGAGCTGCGGACCAGATATGCAGCAGCCACGCCGAAGCCGCCTGAACCATCCGAGCCTGTGAAGCCGACCGAACCACCGAAAGGGGGCGAACCGATGACAGCCGAAGAGAAAGCAGCATTTGATGCGCTGAAGGCTCAGGTAGATAAACTGCAGGCACGTCAGCAGATGGAAGTTCCGGTGTGGGCCAAAGCAGCCGTGGATGCGGCCCTGGCGTATGACACCAAAAATCCGCTGTTCAGCATCGACAATGGGGCGAGTTATGATTTTTACCGTTTTATTACGGTCATGTATCGCAGAGGTTTGTTTAAGAAGTGA
- a CDS encoding phage tail assembly chaperone: MSMNENMSEEQILDQLFEAAERLPEENVRIQRLDLLLTLRGLTSSKVDQIRERCTIRKTTKGRTEEKVDTETFNALLISEATVKMNVRGLELSGWGDNRITGRMKLSGGEQAVRRMLLAGELDAVGDKVLELSGFGVEIEDLKN, translated from the coding sequence ATGAGTATGAATGAAAACATGTCAGAAGAACAGATTCTGGATCAGCTGTTTGAAGCAGCAGAACGGTTGCCGGAAGAGAATGTGCGCATTCAGCGCCTGGATCTGCTGTTGACCCTGCGTGGACTGACCTCCTCCAAAGTGGATCAGATTCGCGAACGCTGTACTATCCGTAAAACGACAAAAGGACGTACGGAAGAGAAGGTAGATACCGAAACTTTTAACGCACTGCTGATCTCCGAAGCTACGGTGAAAATGAATGTCCGCGGTCTGGAACTGTCCGGATGGGGAGATAACCGTATCACTGGCCGCATGAAGCTGTCTGGTGGAGAACAGGCGGTTCGCCGCATGCTGCTTGCGGGTGAACTGGATGCTGTAGGCGACAAGGTACTGGAGCTATCCGGCTTCGGTGTGGAGATTGAAGACCTAAAAAACTGA
- a CDS encoding DUF2634 domain-containing protein, translated as MPSLFPETGVVWGDEEDLSGAASEEVRFGRSWRFDYDAGDFVLTPSGKVAAAGPQEAWVQWCIKAVKTPRYRNVIYSRNYGSELEELVGQGDSRGVMESEITRMVTETLLADPRTDSVDQFTFDWNLEQCMFSCRVASVQEEMFILESEVI; from the coding sequence ATGCCTAGTTTGTTCCCGGAAACGGGTGTGGTCTGGGGAGATGAAGAGGACCTGTCGGGTGCGGCTTCGGAAGAGGTTCGCTTTGGGCGGAGCTGGCGATTCGATTATGATGCAGGGGATTTTGTACTGACCCCAAGTGGCAAAGTGGCTGCGGCAGGTCCGCAGGAAGCCTGGGTGCAGTGGTGCATCAAGGCGGTGAAGACGCCGCGGTACAGAAATGTAATTTACTCCCGGAACTATGGCTCGGAGCTGGAAGAGCTGGTGGGTCAGGGTGACAGCCGGGGTGTGATGGAAAGTGAGATTACCCGGATGGTGACGGAGACGCTGCTGGCTGATCCACGCACGGATTCGGTAGACCAGTTCACGTTTGATTGGAACCTAGAGCAGTGCATGTTCTCGTGCCGGGTGGCGAGTGTACAGGAAGAGATGTTTATTCTAGAAAGTGAGGTGATCTGA
- a CDS encoding tail fiber protein: protein MPQETDRLKLPLPLGNENVNRESINGIFEKIDAGVATLGDLDTLREAVSKMDIPDASLTQKGKVQLSSKTDGTSETVAATERAVRDARVAAINVATTDATANAKSYIDTKTWQKHKLTADDGKSQLVSGTDLNSLVANGQYNGNSLTNAPIPANVDEWWYIDVQCHSNGSGYVIQRASRLNGGTQTLYQRTRENNIWQPWSLDVFQSGVDAKNGIVGAINAKGGSASTSDPWATLVSKINGIEQGYYQYLPISLPAGGLSLPGGPVGAYGPVVATIPAGTKLISIQASSDFFYATNTDNNKRVALVLMDGNGVMWAFTVAAYSGNGELNSTKLHSAQLDLVAGVSRSQKLTGSLTYQHYTNEKPANFNANTTMQIRIGLMVAGTGTSNCNYSFYGNIVSV from the coding sequence ATGCCACAAGAAACGGATCGACTGAAATTGCCTCTCCCCTTGGGCAACGAGAACGTAAACCGGGAGAGTATTAATGGGATTTTTGAAAAGATAGATGCAGGTGTCGCGACACTGGGCGATTTGGATACGCTTCGTGAAGCGGTGAGCAAGATGGATATTCCCGATGCGTCTTTGACGCAGAAGGGGAAGGTGCAGTTATCGAGCAAGACGGATGGGACGTCGGAGACGGTGGCAGCGACGGAGAGGGCGGTAAGGGATGCGAGGGTGGCGGCTATTAATGTAGCTACTACAGATGCGACAGCAAATGCTAAATCTTATATTGATACAAAGACATGGCAGAAACATAAACTTACGGCTGATGATGGTAAAAGTCAGTTGGTTTCCGGTACAGACCTTAACTCATTGGTGGCCAATGGTCAATATAACGGAAATAGTTTAACTAATGCTCCAATCCCAGCGAATGTAGATGAATGGTGGTACATTGATGTACAGTGTCATTCAAATGGATCGGGTTATGTAATTCAAAGGGCAAGTCGGCTTAACGGTGGCACTCAGACTCTTTACCAGAGGACGCGGGAAAATAATATTTGGCAACCTTGGAGCCTTGATGTTTTTCAATCTGGCGTTGATGCTAAGAATGGCATAGTGGGTGCCATTAACGCCAAGGGTGGCAGTGCATCCACATCCGATCCATGGGCAACACTGGTATCAAAAATAAACGGGATCGAACAAGGTTATTATCAATATTTACCGATATCATTACCAGCGGGAGGTTTATCATTGCCTGGCGGACCTGTGGGTGCATACGGTCCAGTGGTGGCGACAATCCCGGCAGGGACAAAACTTATATCAATACAAGCCAGTTCGGATTTTTTTTACGCTACCAATACAGACAACAATAAGCGAGTAGCCTTGGTTTTGATGGATGGAAACGGGGTTATGTGGGCTTTTACCGTGGCTGCTTATAGCGGCAACGGTGAATTAAACTCAACCAAGTTACACTCTGCTCAGTTAGATTTGGTTGCAGGGGTTTCTCGTTCTCAAAAATTGACGGGCAGCCTTACTTACCAGCACTACACTAATGAAAAGCCTGCAAATTTCAATGCTAATACTACAATGCAAATTCGGATAGGGTTAATGGTAGCGGGAACGGGGACATCCAACTGCAACTATAGTTTTTATGGGAATATTGTATCCGTTTAG
- a CDS encoding YmfQ family protein has translation MSSPPGVVDSTISSPKGKELFSYLPSYYETSRVMQADMQSKGTEMDLLYQALDETLDQFFVRTATWGLDFWEQELGLETDRLKPVEQRRAVVESKLRGAGTFSGRLVANVAEAYAGGKVDVTFQPEAWSFTVSFVDTMGIPPNIDDLKRAIDELKPAHMAVEYEYRYLVWDDMDGKQVTWDELDAASLTWNELEVWA, from the coding sequence ATGAGTAGTCCGCCGGGGGTTGTGGATTCTACAATCTCAAGCCCGAAGGGGAAAGAACTGTTCTCGTATTTGCCGAGTTATTATGAGACTTCGCGCGTTATGCAGGCGGATATGCAGTCCAAAGGTACCGAGATGGATCTGCTGTATCAGGCGCTGGATGAGACATTGGATCAATTTTTCGTCCGTACGGCGACGTGGGGATTGGATTTCTGGGAGCAGGAACTTGGCCTTGAGACGGATCGACTCAAACCCGTGGAGCAACGACGTGCCGTGGTGGAGTCAAAGCTGCGCGGTGCCGGGACATTTTCCGGAAGACTGGTGGCGAATGTAGCTGAGGCGTATGCCGGAGGCAAGGTGGATGTCACGTTTCAACCGGAGGCGTGGAGTTTTACGGTGAGCTTTGTGGATACGATGGGTATCCCGCCAAATATTGATGATCTTAAACGTGCGATTGATGAACTAAAACCGGCCCACATGGCCGTGGAGTATGAGTATCGCTATCTGGTGTGGGACGACATGGATGGAAAACAGGTAACTTGGGATGAACTTGATGCCGCGTCCCTGACGTGGAATGAACTGGAGGTGTGGGCGTAA
- a CDS encoding phage portal protein, whose translation MTYKVIVDDKYDLTKLVETITLKDSLDQIAYQASIRLAVSASSGLPAISPGMAVRISGVPFGEKSMVHLLHPAVIWEVESSNSGTKRLSLTVYDRMIYLEKSEDEFLLPKDQTATQRLKTYAKEWKIPYGTLPDTKTKLGKAVYRSQTIFSMMFADLKETTKSGGDMYHPRMTPGGLQLFKVGSNAKVYELDRLIDLSQMRTLEGAVTKVKVMAASESSSGKEVPSKVLAIEQDGVEELGTLQKLIEDDQVKTVAAAKKLAKSRLTGIQETFTVSAPDVNTIRAGDAVLLKGLKLIVMSVSRDLSAGPGTMTLELGTAELVKRRYYLE comes from the coding sequence ATGACCTACAAGGTTATCGTGGACGACAAATATGACCTTACCAAGCTGGTGGAGACGATTACGCTGAAGGATTCGCTCGATCAGATTGCCTATCAGGCGAGCATCCGGCTGGCGGTGTCGGCATCTTCCGGGTTGCCTGCGATATCACCGGGGATGGCGGTGCGAATCAGTGGGGTTCCTTTTGGCGAAAAATCCATGGTTCATCTGCTGCATCCTGCGGTCATCTGGGAGGTGGAAAGCTCGAACAGCGGCACCAAGCGGCTGTCTCTCACGGTGTACGACCGGATGATCTATCTGGAGAAATCGGAAGATGAGTTCCTCCTGCCCAAAGACCAGACGGCCACGCAGCGGCTCAAAACGTACGCCAAGGAGTGGAAGATTCCATATGGAACACTGCCAGACACCAAAACAAAGCTGGGCAAAGCGGTGTATCGGTCGCAGACGATCTTTTCGATGATGTTTGCGGATCTGAAGGAAACCACCAAGTCTGGGGGAGACATGTATCATCCTCGAATGACGCCTGGCGGGCTGCAGCTGTTCAAGGTAGGCAGCAATGCGAAGGTGTACGAGCTGGATCGGCTAATCGATCTGTCCCAGATGCGTACGCTTGAGGGTGCAGTCACCAAAGTTAAAGTCATGGCTGCATCGGAATCCAGCAGCGGCAAGGAAGTTCCATCGAAAGTGCTGGCGATTGAGCAGGATGGTGTGGAGGAACTGGGCACCTTGCAAAAGCTGATCGAGGACGATCAGGTCAAAACGGTGGCGGCTGCCAAGAAGCTTGCGAAGAGTCGTCTGACAGGCATCCAGGAGACCTTTACCGTTTCCGCGCCAGATGTCAACACGATTCGCGCCGGAGATGCGGTGCTGCTCAAAGGCTTAAAGCTGATCGTCATGTCCGTCAGTCGAGATCTATCGGCTGGGCCAGGTACGATGACGCTGGAGCTGGGCACGGCGGAGCTGGTGAAAAGGAGGTATTACCTTGAATAA
- a CDS encoding phage holin family protein, with product MEKWDTIWKSFIALLSSSATYFFGGWSGVLGVLLVFVILDYLTGIAAAGASGKLESNVGMFGIARKVFIFAMVSVAHLVDGVLGDGHLFRDAVAFFYIANELLSIIENGGKLGAPIPPAIRQAIEVLKGKGGDGGIPGNYTPNSRESIAPSDHKDVDEQIRDDTK from the coding sequence ATGGAAAAATGGGACACTATATGGAAGTCTTTTATCGCCCTGTTAAGCAGCTCAGCAACCTACTTCTTCGGCGGCTGGTCAGGCGTGCTTGGGGTATTGCTCGTTTTCGTCATCCTCGACTACCTAACCGGTATCGCGGCAGCGGGGGCGAGTGGCAAGCTCGAAAGCAATGTCGGGATGTTTGGCATCGCGCGAAAGGTATTTATATTTGCAATGGTATCGGTGGCTCATCTGGTGGACGGTGTTCTGGGAGACGGACATTTGTTCAGGGATGCGGTCGCCTTTTTTTATATCGCGAATGAGCTGTTATCCATTATTGAAAATGGGGGCAAACTGGGAGCACCGATTCCACCTGCGATCCGGCAGGCCATTGAAGTGCTCAAGGGCAAGGGAGGGGACGGGGGGATTCCCGGTAACTATACTCCCAATTCCAGAGAATCTATTGCACCATCAGATCATAAGGACGTGGATGAACAGATTAGGGATGACACGAAGTAA
- a CDS encoding baseplate J/gp47 family protein has translation MAEIPRYLEDQTEEQIMQRMLDRLPADLDKSEGSFLWDAEAPVAFMLSEAALWAQELLRRGFASTAASSDPNFRSEELDLRAGEHGITRRAAVAAQGTVRFTGTPGKAVPAGTVVATLADEVSGEASLEYETVGSVELGEDGFGVVGVRALVAGKESNVPTGTVTVLSTPVSGVTSVVNTDVIKGGADIEADTALLERFYAKVRNQGTSGNKAQYVQWASEVPGVGATRVIPLWKGPGTVGLYLLDTDKRAAGSDLVAAVQKYVDPTQDGQGEGVAPAGPVVSVMPAEEVPMNIEVKLTLASDATLADVRALIERGVTAYLKQLAFDDPLVRYTRIAAILLDIPPIIDYSELTVNGVSDQNIEMTASQVAVLGTVDVHE, from the coding sequence ATGGCTGAGATTCCGCGTTATTTGGAGGACCAGACGGAGGAACAGATTATGCAGCGCATGCTGGATCGTCTACCCGCGGATCTGGATAAGTCGGAGGGATCGTTTCTGTGGGACGCGGAAGCTCCGGTTGCGTTTATGCTGTCTGAGGCGGCGCTGTGGGCGCAGGAGCTGCTTCGGCGTGGTTTTGCCAGTACAGCTGCGAGCAGTGACCCGAATTTTCGTTCGGAAGAGCTGGATCTGCGTGCGGGAGAGCATGGTATTACGCGGCGGGCCGCGGTGGCGGCACAAGGCACGGTGAGGTTCACGGGTACACCGGGGAAAGCGGTGCCGGCTGGTACAGTTGTAGCGACGCTCGCGGATGAAGTATCTGGTGAAGCTTCGCTGGAATACGAGACTGTTGGGAGCGTAGAGCTTGGAGAAGATGGATTCGGAGTAGTTGGTGTGCGAGCGCTCGTTGCCGGAAAAGAAAGCAATGTGCCGACTGGCACTGTGACCGTGCTGTCTACACCGGTAAGTGGCGTGACGTCTGTGGTGAACACGGACGTTATCAAAGGCGGTGCGGATATTGAGGCGGACACGGCGCTGCTGGAACGCTTTTATGCCAAAGTCCGCAACCAGGGGACAAGCGGCAACAAGGCACAGTATGTGCAATGGGCCAGTGAAGTGCCTGGTGTTGGCGCAACACGTGTAATTCCGTTATGGAAGGGTCCGGGCACGGTAGGATTGTATCTGCTGGATACGGACAAACGTGCGGCAGGCAGCGATCTGGTGGCGGCCGTGCAGAAGTATGTGGACCCGACGCAGGATGGTCAAGGTGAAGGCGTTGCACCGGCAGGTCCGGTGGTGTCGGTCATGCCAGCCGAGGAAGTGCCCATGAACATTGAGGTGAAGCTGACGCTGGCCAGTGATGCAACCTTGGCGGATGTCCGAGCATTAATCGAACGCGGGGTAACTGCATATCTGAAACAGTTGGCATTTGATGATCCGCTCGTGCGATACACCCGCATTGCTGCGATTTTGCTGGACATTCCGCCCATCATCGACTATTCGGAGCTGACCGTAAACGGTGTGAGCGACCAAAATATTGAGATGACTGCGAGTCAGGTGGCGGTGCTGGGGACGGTGGATGTCCATGAGTAG
- a CDS encoding DUF4127 family protein translates to MKTVLYVPLDDRPANLDDVIVQGKAAGIHIVTPNLGDIQNRLDSEKTTEGTTLLGTSAPTYGIPTNIYTFILQHAAQVDGFIISSDMLAYGGLIGSRQLREDGGDAYPNYDEETTRLLNVIQVIKEKYPRKPVYVMDTVMRLATTSFADGLALDAYNESRALMQQPRQAYTDFEDIIKGYNLSPDGVEYGETTFFNKEQYYNTRQHKFKTNLYILDQLARKGYIDFLAVGVDDANTQGVQINEINYVEARINEWLGGTDGQNPERAIILPDADGLGHALVARMANQLLRGGAKTRYAVNYYGPHGSTIINTYEYMDVHENVARHIDIVGGVLVADAAYPGDAEGATSLDMSSELDRMTNGPSGKPGPKPGVDIEIIAITALDQVQAAVERLTSISEQGLPAVLIDFVGKGPANVDVAEALLNSPYTGRVLGYSAWNTPGNKIGLAVGMGQSRYAFVTTEKRASALHEAVDAHGSLLFKRFLKDYYYKAVAIADIRTYSRANALYTNVATLADQNMVLFNSEEDYAHLQTLLRDLMQTYTAGLASKTAFAQGNVAINQIRNCDVLYAKYCHAVLDYANPDFIWGRAFEITLSPQVTLK, encoded by the coding sequence ATGAAAACCGTATTGTATGTTCCACTGGATGACCGCCCGGCTAACTTGGATGACGTCATTGTTCAAGGGAAGGCAGCAGGCATCCATATCGTTACGCCGAACCTGGGTGATATTCAAAACCGTCTCGATTCGGAAAAAACGACAGAAGGCACAACACTGCTCGGCACATCTGCACCTACGTATGGTATCCCGACCAACATTTATACGTTTATTCTGCAGCATGCTGCTCAAGTCGATGGATTCATTATCTCGTCTGATATGCTGGCCTACGGCGGTCTGATTGGCAGTCGTCAGCTTCGGGAGGACGGAGGAGACGCCTACCCGAACTATGATGAAGAAACGACGCGTCTGCTCAATGTGATTCAAGTGATCAAGGAGAAATATCCGCGTAAACCGGTGTATGTCATGGATACGGTAATGCGGCTGGCGACCACTTCATTTGCAGACGGCCTTGCGCTCGACGCCTACAACGAGTCCCGTGCACTCATGCAGCAGCCGCGCCAGGCCTATACCGACTTTGAGGACATTATTAAAGGCTACAACCTGTCGCCAGATGGTGTGGAGTATGGTGAAACGACTTTCTTCAACAAAGAGCAGTACTACAACACCAGACAGCACAAGTTCAAAACAAACCTGTACATTCTGGATCAGTTGGCCCGCAAAGGATACATTGATTTCCTCGCTGTAGGTGTCGACGATGCGAATACACAGGGGGTTCAGATTAACGAGATTAACTATGTTGAAGCACGAATTAACGAATGGCTGGGGGGAACTGACGGACAAAATCCCGAACGGGCCATCATCCTTCCGGATGCGGACGGTCTCGGTCATGCCCTTGTGGCGCGGATGGCGAATCAGCTGCTGCGAGGCGGCGCGAAAACACGTTACGCTGTAAATTATTATGGCCCTCACGGCTCCACAATTATTAATACCTATGAGTATATGGACGTTCACGAGAATGTAGCTCGCCATATTGATATTGTAGGCGGGGTGCTGGTAGCGGATGCGGCTTACCCAGGAGATGCTGAGGGAGCCACTTCGCTTGACATGTCCTCGGAACTGGATCGCATGACCAACGGGCCCTCAGGAAAGCCGGGACCAAAACCAGGTGTGGATATCGAGATTATTGCGATTACGGCGCTGGATCAGGTCCAAGCCGCGGTTGAACGGCTGACGAGCATTAGTGAGCAAGGATTGCCGGCGGTGCTGATTGATTTTGTCGGAAAAGGACCAGCGAATGTGGATGTAGCGGAAGCACTGCTGAACAGTCCATATACCGGCCGGGTACTTGGTTACAGCGCCTGGAATACACCGGGGAACAAGATTGGCCTTGCGGTAGGCATGGGACAATCCCGATATGCTTTTGTCACCACCGAAAAACGCGCTTCTGCTCTTCACGAAGCTGTAGATGCGCATGGATCATTACTGTTCAAACGGTTCCTGAAAGATTACTACTATAAAGCTGTAGCGATCGCGGATATCCGCACATACTCCAGGGCTAACGCGCTCTATACCAATGTGGCTACCCTTGCGGATCAGAATATGGTGCTGTTCAATTCCGAGGAAGATTATGCTCACCTGCAGACGCTGCTTCGGGATCTGATGCAGACGTACACCGCGGGTCTCGCAAGCAAAACGGCCTTTGCTCAAGGTAACGTGGCAATCAACCAAATCCGCAACTGCGATGTGTTGTATGCGAAATATTGCCATGCTGTACTCGACTATGCCAATCCGGATTTCATCTGGGGACGTGCATTTGAAATTACATTGAGTCCGCAGGTTACGTTGAAATAA
- a CDS encoding LysM peptidoglycan-binding domain-containing protein — MEFTLKDGTTSFRFPVKPEELTISRSKGYETINMLEYGEFDFAQGEKVKEITFSSFFPKEYDASYCMYEPVPDPRVTMNILNTFLVSKKPLRFIISNTGVNVPVYLISHNTTFRGGESGDIYFDITLRTWRDSKVEKVGAATSGSKSGSRTDLKKSSKTYTVKSGDSLSKIAKLELGSSSKWNEIYKLNVKTIGSDPNRIKPGQKLVMP, encoded by the coding sequence ATGGAATTTACCCTGAAGGATGGAACAACATCGTTTCGATTCCCGGTGAAGCCGGAAGAGCTCACGATATCAAGGTCCAAAGGGTACGAAACGATCAATATGCTTGAGTATGGCGAATTTGATTTTGCACAGGGAGAGAAGGTGAAGGAGATCACTTTCTCTTCTTTTTTTCCAAAAGAATATGACGCGTCCTACTGCATGTACGAGCCTGTACCTGATCCGCGGGTGACGATGAATATACTGAATACGTTTCTCGTATCCAAAAAACCACTTCGTTTCATCATTTCCAACACAGGGGTGAACGTGCCGGTGTATCTGATCTCGCACAATACGACCTTCCGGGGCGGTGAGAGTGGGGACATTTATTTTGACATTACACTGCGCACCTGGCGGGATTCCAAAGTGGAGAAGGTCGGCGCGGCAACATCAGGCAGCAAGTCAGGTTCTCGTACCGATCTGAAAAAGAGCAGCAAGACCTACACCGTCAAATCTGGCGATTCTCTCTCCAAAATTGCAAAGCTTGAGCTGGGCAGCAGTTCCAAATGGAACGAGATATACAAGCTCAATGTGAAAACCATCGGCAGTGATCCGAACCGGATCAAGCCCGGACAAAAGCTGGTGATGCCATGA
- a CDS encoding phage tail tube protein → MLDASRVILGTHGQLHMDGVWQTNINKLEASVEIEKRELNLVGNDWKVHKNGAKKGTGTMTGYKVTSDMIQRGFTKFQIISKLDDPESYGHESVLLKGCMVDKIQLANWTAGEEVPEETGFTFEGFELLNPIVAN, encoded by the coding sequence ATGTTGGATGCATCAAGAGTTATTCTCGGTACCCATGGTCAGCTGCATATGGATGGGGTGTGGCAGACGAATATTAACAAGCTGGAAGCCAGTGTGGAGATTGAAAAACGTGAGCTGAATCTGGTCGGCAATGACTGGAAAGTTCACAAAAATGGCGCGAAAAAAGGAACAGGCACAATGACAGGTTACAAGGTTACTTCCGACATGATCCAGCGCGGGTTCACCAAGTTCCAAATCATCTCGAAGCTGGACGATCCAGAGTCGTATGGACATGAGAGTGTTCTGCTGAAAGGCTGCATGGTGGACAAAATTCAGCTCGCAAACTGGACAGCGGGTGAGGAAGTGCCGGAGGAAACAGGCTTTACGTTTGAAGGATTTGAACTGTTGAATCCGATTGTTGCCAACTAA
- a CDS encoding phage tail sheath family protein yields MAGGTWEQTNRPVLPGLYMNFQAAASSAIQAGSRGTVVVPVKANWGPVGTFVEVGSEAAIERIFSAHALDNGTAYTSLKLALLGGPKKLLAYRVAGATAKAASLTLKDSSDADVLQLDAKYPGDRANGFYVTIQPGVIDNTKHEVRLFEGNRMLYALMTADISAASLGKQMNEDERNEWVTAQAIGDGTGVVATVSGAAFKGGASGNDDLTNAEYIAVQGALEGEQFDVLALDHAADAPLLASFAAWVKRVRSEGKPVMAVFGGSIAEDTSATAAQKAAARSLTLNHEGVINVGTGVRLGDAYYSSAETSAYVAGLIAGQRLNESTTYAPSPFDDVTRRWTRAEQEQAVQNGVFIFFHDGRQVKALRGVNTLVTPAAGQNNAWKKIRSIRVMDAINTDLQRSAEDTYIGKVNNTEEGRRALIGAMKAYLALLAQSNVIEAEGYDVILDPVYYGAAPILKPEADQVFLQWNVKLTDVMEQLFGTFYVQ; encoded by the coding sequence ATGGCAGGCGGAACATGGGAGCAAACGAATCGTCCGGTCCTTCCGGGCTTATATATGAATTTTCAGGCGGCAGCATCTTCAGCCATTCAGGCTGGCAGTCGGGGAACGGTTGTCGTTCCGGTCAAGGCAAACTGGGGTCCAGTGGGAACCTTCGTAGAAGTCGGAAGCGAAGCGGCGATTGAACGTATTTTCTCCGCACATGCGCTGGATAATGGGACAGCCTACACGTCTTTGAAGCTTGCTCTGCTGGGTGGTCCGAAGAAACTGCTCGCCTATCGGGTAGCAGGTGCCACGGCAAAAGCAGCCAGTCTAACGTTGAAGGACAGCAGCGATGCGGACGTACTACAGCTGGATGCCAAGTATCCGGGAGATCGTGCGAACGGATTCTATGTCACCATTCAGCCGGGTGTAATTGATAATACGAAGCATGAAGTGCGCCTGTTTGAAGGAAATCGGATGCTGTATGCACTCATGACCGCGGATATCTCGGCAGCATCTCTAGGCAAACAGATGAATGAGGACGAGCGCAATGAGTGGGTAACGGCTCAGGCGATTGGCGATGGTACGGGTGTGGTTGCGACCGTGTCGGGTGCGGCTTTCAAAGGTGGTGCGAGCGGTAACGATGACCTGACCAACGCGGAATATATTGCGGTTCAGGGTGCACTGGAAGGCGAGCAATTCGACGTATTGGCACTGGATCATGCGGCAGATGCGCCTTTGCTGGCAAGCTTTGCGGCGTGGGTGAAACGTGTACGCAGCGAGGGGAAACCGGTGATGGCTGTATTTGGCGGTTCCATCGCAGAGGATACGTCAGCAACGGCTGCACAGAAAGCGGCCGCCCGTTCACTGACTTTGAATCACGAAGGTGTGATCAATGTCGGTACCGGTGTGCGTCTGGGGGATGCGTACTACAGTTCAGCGGAAACATCCGCTTATGTCGCCGGTCTCATCGCTGGACAACGTCTGAATGAATCGACAACGTACGCTCCTTCACCGTTCGATGATGTCACACGCCGCTGGACTCGTGCGGAACAGGAGCAGGCAGTACAGAATGGCGTATTTATATTCTTCCATGATGGCCGCCAGGTGAAGGCGCTTCGCGGTGTAAATACACTCGTGACTCCTGCTGCCGGACAAAATAACGCATGGAAAAAAATCCGTTCCATTCGTGTGATGGATGCGATTAACACAGACTTGCAGCGTTCTGCGGAAGATACGTATATCGGGAAAGTCAACAATACCGAAGAGGGTCGCCGGGCACTGATCGGTGCAATGAAGGCTTATCTTGCGCTGCTCGCACAGAGCAATGTGATTGAGGCTGAGGGGTATGATGTCATTCTTGACCCAGTCTATTATGGCGCAGCCCCGATCCTGAAACCGGAGGCAGATCAGGTATTCCTGCAGTGGAATGTGAAGCTGACCGATGTGATGGAGCAGTTGTTTGGTACATTTTACGTGCAATAA